GAATtgaaatatcagcaagattggGTCACATTTTATTTTGTGAACAAATTGTTGGGGAATACTCATTGAAAAGTTTTTGGCGTCCTAATAAAGCCTTGGAAGATTGGCACAGGTTTGGATTTTATTGATCTGGATGCCCATAATCTTCATGAAACTTTGGTTGATTTTTAAGTCAATTTGGATTGTGGAATACTCCTAGTGCACAACGCATGCAATTGCCATCAGTAAACCTCACTCCAAACTCAATGTGCAAATGCCATTGCATGCATGGCAATTAAAGACTCGATTGTTACAATGGTGCTGCCCTGCCTTGTGCTGTGTGCAACATTAACATAGCAGCAGTGATGGCAACCTCTTCAGGAGTCTTGGTCTTCTTATGGAACAACACCCAATATCCAAAACATTAACATAGCAGCAGAGATGGCAACCTCTTTAGCAGTGTTGAAACCTGAATTCTCATCAAGGAAAGCCAAAGAGGTGGAGGAGGAGTTCTCAAGAATATGGGCAGGGATGGGTGTGAAAGATGACAGAATGGTTGAGGGAGGAGGACAGGGAAAGGGCAGAGAGTTGCAATTTACTGATAAAATTTTCACTATTTGTTGAGTTTGAAAATTATGTGacaggaagagagaaggggAAGAGAAACAGAAATGGGTGGAGCGCAAGAGATAATATTGGATTAGACCTTCTTTAACAGAGTTGACTAAcagtaaaaaaatgaaaatttggaCATAGAGACTACTTAGTAAGCAAAACAAATGATGGTATTTTGAATGTAATTTTCAAAATCCAAGAATGAAAGAAGAATAATGCAAGCCCCATGGACCTCTGAGTAATTCAtcctaaaatatttttctcagaAACAAGTTATTATCtgcaaataaaacaaaattgtaATTGCTGTATATAGCATTTTTATTTGCATATTATTGTATTCCAATTGAATGATTTGTCATTTCAATCAGGTTTGGAGGGTTTTGATGCGGGTTTGGCATCAGTATTGGAGTCTCTGGAGTTCTGTTTGAAACTTCGTGGCTCTGAGGCTAGTGTATTGGAGGACTTGTCAAAGGCAATCAATCTTGTCCATATACGACAGGATCTTGTTGAAAGTGGTCATGCATTTTTGAACCATGCATACCGTTCTCAACAAGAATATGAAAGGTAAAACTGAATGTGGTCAAATATACATgcatatatttatatacattatcatgtgatttatttgttattACAAATTTCTGCTTTGCTGCAACCCTCTGTTTCCCTTTGTTAACTTGGGGCTATTCTAAGTTGTCTcacataattttttacttttaaaaatttttcctGTTAGTTAAACTTCTGCTAAGTTTGCTAAGCTTAATAGTTGTTTATTATGCCATACAGGAGTACTAGTTTTTGTCTGAGTTTGGCCTCTGAGCAAGAAAAAATTGTCACAGAGAAATGGTTGCCTGAACTTAAAGCAGCAGTTTTGAATGCTGAGAAGTGCTTGGAAGACTGCAAATATGTGAGAACTTTGGTGAGTAAACGCTGTAATCAAATGATGCAAGTATAGATGAGTCTGGGGTGGGCATGAACATAAAGTTATTTTATATGTTAGTCATGATATTTAAGTTGGTTCTAAGCTAAATTTATTCTTTACTATTGATTCTATGAGAATTTTTATGAAAGAATTTCATTTGCTTCTCTTCAATCAAAGGGTTATATACCCTTTTAGATGAGGGAAAAAGGCAGGTTTCTATCCCTTTTTTTTTGGAAGATAAATCTAAAGTAATACAATTTAGGTGCATCTTATTACTTGCATACTACCTGTTGCTGTATGTTTTCAAGTTTAGCTTAGTGGCAAGTTCTTTATATCTCCACACCCTTTTATGCAATGtcatttatatatgtatatatatttttacaaagTTAGCATTGCTGTGTTTTGGTGGTTAAGGaacataattatattattttcactATTGCTTTATTCATTTCTGAGTTTAGTTATCGAGCCTTTTGATGCCTTTAAATGCAGCTTGATGAGTGGTGGGAGCAACCAGCATCTACTGCCGTTGACTGGGTTACTGTTGATGGGCAAAATGTTGTTGCTTGGCATAATCATGTCAAGCAACTTCTTGCTTTTTATGATAAAGAACTCTTGTGAATAAGATCTGAATATCAGCGTTACAAAAATCTTCTTATACTTGTCTCAGTTGCCCATATATTTTTGCCACGATTGTGCCAATGTGTAAAATTATCTGCCGCTCGGATATACTTGGCAATGCAAGTAAGGACAACTTGAAGGTTATTTTTCAATGACAACTTAGGAGGTTACTTTTCAATGATAACTTGGAGGTCATTTTTCAATTTGGTATACAGGACGCAGAGGTGGTTGGATGTTAGGCATTTTCCAGTTTGGGATGTAAAGCATCAGCTGTTGTTAGAAGGTGGAGATGAGGTAATTTTATCcaatgattgaatttgaagtGTTCTACAATTGTTTGGTTTTATTTTTGTGTACAGAATTGTTCATAATAATTTTCTAGTATGATAGGTCGAAAGTTGTGTTGGGTGGTGAGGGGGTTTCTCATGCATTGTTGTTTGCAAGTTTGAGGCATTTGAAAAATTGCCCATCAAAGGGTTGTAATCTGCAATTTGTATTTGTAGCTTAATTGACATTGTTTAATCTAACCGAAAGTTGCAACTGTAGTGTTTATCAAAAACTTCCCATGATGCCTTTCAAGAGGTCAAGGTCAAATTCTAATAACACTCGCTCCTTTCTGATTAAAgaataaatagaacataaatGCATTTAAAGCATATATGTTCAAGTGTGGGCACCTCTTTTCACTTGTTTTTTTCTCCTTGCCAACTTTTTTTCCAGCCATGATCTGGGAGaagctggaaaaaaaaaaaaaaaaagctagagAAGCCAAATTTGCattgattaattatatttaaggcTGATATTATGCTTAATGATTTAGAAATAGGTTGGAGCATAGATGCCTTtgttttaaaacaataaaacaaaTTGGAGCTTGTAGTAAATAAACATGAGTAGATTCATAttattagataaataaaaataatgacaaaAAAGAGAAACAAGTCCTGTCAATATAATCAAAAGAAtactgaaaaaaattaatatttgataaaTCGGAATACAATGCAATATAAGTAATTTACTTTTTACTAATAAAGTAGCTTAAAGAGAAAGGTGATGTTTATTAGTACTATGATTAATTCTAAGTTGGGTGTAaatgttctttttctttttgttttttttttttaaagaatatggGAAATATATTCATGAGTAATTAATTTCAATCATAAAGATGGATCCAAGGAGGGAAATCTGGAGAAATTCCAATAGATACTGTGAAGTTTTCCTATATACTTGCTGTTCgtgcaaaaaaaataaataggagtccacaataaaataaaataaaataaaaaacaataacaacgaaatgatttcattttatacacctcaattataatttatttattttataatttaatatgttCTAACAATTTAGTTattgtaaattaaataaatataatcaaGTTAGCCtggaaataaatattttaattgtactTTTCATTGTATGAGATATATTTTTGAactgaataaataaattattttaaaaaacatgaaaactaatGTATAAGTTTTACGAAATTTGCAAGACTAAATCACATTAAcacaaaaaagaaattaaaactaaaattatagaGTCTATCTTGAAGGAGGAATTTACGGCTAGCGGAAAGCTGACAAGTAAACGAAGAGCACAAACCTCATAATGTCGTCCGTGAAGAATAGACATAAGAAGTGCTTTCAACTGCTTATACACGCCCGTGAACTGCATTAAGATGACCATGAACACCCAGACGAAGCTGTCTCTTTACAACAGTAATTAATTCCTTCTGTGTCTCCATCACAATGTCCCCCTTTTCTTACCCTCGATTCAAGGGAGCCACCTAAGACTTCGTACTCTATTTGctgtctttaattttttattttttaaggatTATATTCCCTTGCTCAATTATGGAGATAAACTTCACATCTTCAACTGCATGTGCATGTGTAGAAAGGAGAAGGACAACAACTCAGATGCTTTGAAGTTTGAACTTTCACTACAGAATTCGCATTTGGACTCGTCTGTCCAAGATAAATATGAACatataatttcattattaaagaaagaaaaatataaatataaataataatttttgttgATGATAGATATtatgagaaaataatttaattatataataatatcaaataatgaAGACTAAAGGTGAAATATATTCTTAAATTATATGTGCCCATATGGACATATAGAAACAAACAAACTTATCACCTCATCATCACATGAAGCTCAAATCATGGGTTTTCATAACAAAGCAGCAATTGAcagtcttcttggagtgtgaaATCTGGTAGCTTCTACAGacattattaaatatcatatggcatcttaaaaaattaaataaccccACGAAAAAGAAAGGTTCTACCTTTTTTTCTCTTGAAGTGAAATTACGTTAGCCCATCAAACAAACCACATTCCCAAAATGGTGGCTATCGTCAGCCAGACACAGAGTCTCGCGTACACGAAACTTGTGGCTGCTCTTACAGGTCTCGTGAACCAACAGGATCCCAACTATTGCCGCCGACCGATCCGTTCGTAATTTTACGCCAACTAAAGAACAAACTCGATGAATGAATGATGCTAAATTAGGGCCTCTCTCCTTATCTACTTCTTCATCCCAATTTTTTTTACCTTCTTTTGAGCTGTTGGCTGGTAGGAAAGTGAACTCTCATTTACTGCTGCTAGTTTGCAGTTCACTGGTTTTTTCATGAATGACATAAAGAGCCCTTCATGCTTCTGCCTATATAAAAAGCCTATAAGCCTTTATTTATGCCTTGAACAACTAGATGAAATTATAGCAAGGGCATTGTTTTTTAGCAGAGAACAACTGCAAACTGATTTAGATGCCTACCCATTAACTTTTATTCTGTTATAATTCAagaaagagatagagagagaagaCTCCTACAATGCCTTCCTTTTTCATCGTATTCCTTCTCTGTTTCGCATTTATTAATAATCTCTCTGAGGCTAGCCACCACAGGAAACTTCCCTCTGCAGTTGTTGTTGGTACAGTTTATTGTGACACATGTTTCCAAGAGGATTTCTCAAAGAACAGCCACTTCATTTCAGGTTATTCATCTAAACAACTTGTATCAACTTCCCCCGATTCCCAGTATCCACTTGCTCTTTTCTTGGTTCTGTTTTTTCAGTTTCTGTAATATTCTTCTCTGGGTTGATTCTGTGCGCAGGAGCATCTGTTTCAGTGGAATGCAAAGATGAGAATTCGAAACCAAGCTTTCGCAGAGAAGTGAAAACAGATGAGCATGGAGAGTTCAAAGTTCACTTGCCTTTCTCAGTTAGTAAACATGTAAGGAAAATCAAGAGATGCTCAGTGAAATTGTTAAGCAGCAGTGAGCCATATTGTGCAGTGGCTTCAACAGCAACTTCGTCATCTCTGCGTCTCAAGTCAAGAAAGGAAGGAATACACATCTTCTCAGCAGGATTTTTCAGTTTCAAGCCTCAGAAGCAACCCAACCTCTGCAACCAAAAACCAAGCATCCAAACTTCCAGGGAATTTAATGCCCAAAAAACCTCAACGTCTTCTATCCCTTCTTTTGGTGACCCAGCATTTCCACCTCCACTTCAAGACCCTGCTGTCCCTGATCTCCCTCCACTTCCTTTACTTCCAAAGCTGCCACCATTACCAGAACTCCCTCCTCTCCCACCTCTTCCAGGACTACCGAACATTCCATTTCCGCCAGTGCCATCTCCGCCGGTGCCTGGAAAGACCACCACAAACCCAAAAGCTTATACCGAGTCTTTGAAGAGTGCACAAGCGTTAGATCAGAAAGAAGTAAACCCTGACTTTTTCTTCCCCACACCGCCCCTTTTTCCTCCAAACCCTTTTCAGCCACCTCCAGTACTTCCTCCAAACCCACTTCAACCACCTCCATTATTCCCTCCATTGCTTCCCCCTAACCCATTCCAGCCTCCTCCAGCTCCATTGATTCCTTTACCTCCAATTCCTGGCCTCACTCCACCCCCACCACCACCTACCTTCCCATTTCCTCCTCTCCCTCCTTTCCCATTTCCCCCTTCACCTCCTCGTGTCCCAGGAATCCCCCCTGCTTCTTCAACTTCCCAGAAAACTTCTCCTTGACTGAACACTATCTATCATAATTATCCAATATTGTCACTAAATTTTCTTCTTTCTGCATTGTTTTATCCTGTCtagaaaattatatatgataCAGTAATGGGATTGGCATAATAGGATCGATATTTACTAGTGTTTTGTTGTTAATAAGGGTGAAAGAGCATGAGATTATTGTATATCTAGAATAAAATAAGGTTCTTATAATCTGCTTCGTGGTTTTTCATATATGTCCTTGTGTAAATCCTCCTATAGTTGATCTGATATGAAATGTTCCAGATTAGCTTCTTTTCGTAATGAAAATATTCTTGAAAGttagaataaaaaaagaatagCATGGTCGAGTCACATGGTTTCAGTTTTGCACCTCATGTCGCTTTCTGACTTTGTAAATATATTGGTAATAAACGCCCAAAGGCCCATGTACAGACAGCTATAGATTATAACCAAAATAGCTTAACAAACGGCCCTAAAAGCTATTGGTATTGGTACAGCAAACCACCTAGCCCTAAGAAAAAACCCAAGCTCAACAATGAGTGAAACCATATCTTTGGCAGATGCTCCGACCCAGGATACAACACCCGTTTCTGCAAGGCAGAAACCTCGCCAAAACTGCTTTGAGGAGAAATTGAATGTAAGACCTTTACAAACCATCCTCTGCACAATGATCCGCTTGCATGCTAAAAGAACTAACCCCAATTATTATTACGTGttacaaattttaattaataatttgcataaaaataaattttaaaagacattttatattttatattttagcaattccatttaaattcaaaaacttatgagatttttattcaaaatttatatattttttaaatacgtaATTATTATgcgattatttaaaattataattaattataaaaaaatatttctctgAAGACAAAACGAAAAAAACTTGCGCCTGatttaaatggaaaaagaaaCTACCCAGtaaatgattaaaatttatgatttcgcaaataagaaagaaaaaaggcAAACGTTTTGGACTTTAGAGTTAAGAGAATGAAATTgaaaggaaaaattattattagatttttagatttttaaaattttattagtttatttaaattttaaaattattttataatagtaaatcaaactaaatcattaattacttttaatatttatattatttatctttatttattttaattatatatatatatatatattttaaatgaaaattaaaaaaataaaatataaaatttctcaaatttattcagatatatttaGATGTGAGTGTATATTATTTAgtttgtataattttaattatttaatttttaataaaaataaaaatagattaaattttgattttttttaataaaatggataaatagtttaattgaaaattttatgtacgtttttaattaattaattgaataatgttgaaataaaagtatattagttaatttattaaaaatttaaagacttaataataattctcctaaaaatatagggactagaGCTGTAAAAGACCATTAGGGTTTGCCTCCGCTTTCGCAAAGCAATAAAACCCTGAATAGCTGCCGCTTCTGCTCGTCTTCTTATATCCCTTTCCTCCTACGACAGTTAGGGTTTTCCGGGCACCACTTCTCCCACATGGTACCTTATTCACTTTGTTTGTTGAATATCCATGTCATAATGCTGTTTAATTAACTGACTGGTATTAATGATTCAACTTTGTTTCCAATCTTGCAACTCTATTTTGGATTTCTGATGCTTTTTATTGATGATGAATCTTTGGATTTTTCTGATATTGGAAACTGGATCATTTTTACTCATTTGGGTAGTTTTGTTCTGTTAAGTGGATAGGATTTGTGGAGCCgatttttaaaaagtaagaCGGGATCCTTCTACTCATTTGGGTAGTTTTGTTCTGTCATATTGAAGCGATTTTAAAGATAGCAGATATTTCATGATGGTTTCTGCTGCTCGTTGTACCATATTGAGTTATATTGCCatcttatttataattatatggtTTCAAACCTGCTTGGGGAGCTGAAATGCTGTGTTTCTATCATATATTTTAGTAAGGGGTAGaagaattatattattttacggGAATCATAATTACATCTCAATTTTCTGTTGAGATCTTTCAGTGTTTATTGTGCATTTTGATAAGTTGAAAATTTTGTTCTCATGATAAATTAGTTGGATGCACAAACACTGGAAATATTAGAGTTATGCTGGAAGTCGCTTCACACAATGCACTTTTGAGTTGTAGGACTATAGAAGTTCCATTTAGTTTTTGTCCTTTCTTCTATCCTTCTGTTTTTTTCTCTCAAAGTTTCATATTCGTTACAGGCTCCCAAAAGAGGTGTTAAGGCCCCAGTATTGGCAAAGAAGAAACCTGTGagtactctctctctccccccccCCCACCCGCCTTTCTCTCTCTCAGAAGTGCGCACATACAATCTAGTTATCAATTATGTGGAAATATTGATCCCAACATCAACATGGCCTAATCTGTGATTCCTTTGCGAACTGCATATTGTTTTATTTACACAATGCACTctactttttttaaattattttaatttttataagtacTGATATTTGTTTCATCTTTCTTAAgcatgtaaaattaaaaaaataagccTACACAAGAACTCTCAGAAGTTTTGCCTGGTTACTTAGTCGGTTTACCTCTACTGTCTAAATTCAGTTTTCTATCTCTTTGCATAAGAACAAGTGGATAACTGATTTAATGCTTTCACATGATAATTGTAGGAAAAGGTTGTTAATCCTTTGTTTGAGAAGCGACCAAAACAGTTTGGAATTGGGGGTGCACTACCACCAAAGAAGGACTTGACTAGGTTTGTCAAGTGGCCTCATGTTGTTCGTATTCAGAGGCAAAGGAGGATTCTGAAGCAACGTTTGAAGGTTCCTCCTGCTGTTAACCAGTTCACTAAAACACTTGACAAGAACCTTGGTAAGAGTTTTATTGCTATTCTTGGAACTTATAACTTTTGTTTAACTTCAAGGCCAATAATTGTGTCTTACTGCGCACGCTAGTCAACATTATTATGTTTTGCTCCAAAATATATGCTTCACCTTGTCTTGGTACTACGGATGATGGTTTCTGATACCAACTCGTACAACAAATTGTTTTTATGTTGCAGCCACACAGCTCTTCAAATTGCTTCTCAAATATAGACCCGAGGATAAAGCAGCTAAGAAGGAAAGAATTCTCAAGAGGGCACAAGCTGAAGCTGAGGGTAAAACTATTGAATCAAAGAAACCCATTGTTGTTAAATATGGTCTTAACCATGTTACTTACCTCATTGAGCAGGTATTTAATATAACATCTATTGAATGATCAGCACTTGCATGTCCATTATCCATCATGTAGGATAACTCTTTTTATAAATGAACTTCGTGCAGAACAAGGCCCAATTAGTGGTTATTGCACATGATGTTGATCCAATTGAGCTTGTTGTTTGGTTGCCTGCTTTGTGTCGTAAAATGGAAGTCCCTTATGCAATTGTGAAGGGCAAATCACGGCTTGGAGCGGTGAGGTTTCTGCACTTGCACAGTAATCATGTTTGCATCCatttgatgattttttttaaaaaatttagttttgtttgggaaATTGATAGTTTGTGGTTTTCTGAATATATTTGTGATGAAAAAACAGATTGTTCACAAGAAAACAGCTGCAGCTTTGTGCCTTACATCAGTGAAGAATGAAGATAAATTGGAATTTAGCAAAATTTTGGAGGCAGTTAAGGTAATAAATAGCACATCTGTGGTGACTATTCTGTGAAATCATTTATTTACATCATGCCCTTGGTTTCTTTTTATGATTCTTTGATTTGAATTTAACTATCTTTAGTATTAGAGATTTGGTTTAATGTGAATTTTGTTGTCGTGGAAGGCTCAAGCTGTCCCGATTTTAAAGACAATGTTTCTTGAACAGCATCACTAATGTTCTTCACGTGGCCTGCGTATTTGTGATTTCCCCCAAATTCTCACTTTTATTGCCTCTATTTAAATGCAGGCCAACTTCAATGACAAGTTTGATGAGCATCGCAAGAGGTGGGGTGGTGGAATTATGGGATCGAAATCTCAGGCGAAGACCAAAGCAAAGGAGAGGCTCTTAGCTAAGGAGGCTGCTCAGAGGATGTCTTGAGTTTCTTAGGAGGGAGTAGTGTAAGAGAGTTATAATCAGAAAGGAACTCATGACGATGAATTTTGCATTT
This is a stretch of genomic DNA from Manihot esculenta cultivar AM560-2 chromosome 2, M.esculenta_v8, whole genome shotgun sequence. It encodes these proteins:
- the LOC110610178 gene encoding 60S ribosomal protein L7a-2, translating into MAPKRGVKAPVLAKKKPEKVVNPLFEKRPKQFGIGGALPPKKDLTRFVKWPHVVRIQRQRRILKQRLKVPPAVNQFTKTLDKNLATQLFKLLLKYRPEDKAAKKERILKRAQAEAEGKTIESKKPIVVKYGLNHVTYLIEQNKAQLVVIAHDVDPIELVVWLPALCRKMEVPYAIVKGKSRLGAIVHKKTAAALCLTSVKNEDKLEFSKILEAVKANFNDKFDEHRKRWGGGIMGSKSQAKTKAKERLLAKEAAQRMS
- the LOC110604610 gene encoding formin-2, with product MPSFFIVFLLCFAFINNLSEASHHRKLPSAVVVGTVYCDTCFQEDFSKNSHFISGASVSVECKDENSKPSFRREVKTDEHGEFKVHLPFSVSKHVRKIKRCSVKLLSSSEPYCAVASTATSSSLRLKSRKEGIHIFSAGFFSFKPQKQPNLCNQKPSIQTSREFNAQKTSTSSIPSFGDPAFPPPLQDPAVPDLPPLPLLPKLPPLPELPPLPPLPGLPNIPFPPVPSPPVPGKTTTNPKAYTESLKSAQALDQKEVNPDFFFPTPPLFPPNPFQPPPVLPPNPLQPPPLFPPLLPPNPFQPPPAPLIPLPPIPGLTPPPPPPTFPFPPLPPFPFPPSPPRVPGIPPASSTSQKTSP